The Equus quagga isolate Etosha38 chromosome 12, UCLA_HA_Equagga_1.0, whole genome shotgun sequence genome includes a region encoding these proteins:
- the C12H1orf115 gene encoding required for drug-induced death protein 1, with product MAVGARLRSKAASGLQRRGPRGRGRTEGDEEVVAILEHLECGDEAAESEASARRPGARSARRVHLAVLPERYEPLEEPAPGEKPKRRYRQKLKKYGKNVGKVITKGCRYVVIGLQGFAAAYSAPFGVATSVVALVR from the exons ATGGCGGTGGGAGCCAGGCTCCGAAGCAAGGCGGCGAGCGGCCTCCAGCGCCGCGGGCCCCGGGGGCGAGGGCGGACGGAGGGGGACGAGGAGGTGGTCGCCATCCTGGAGCACCTGGAGTGCGGGGACGAGGCGGCGGAGAGCGAGGCGAGCGCGCGGCGCCCGGGGGCCCGGAGCGCGCGGCGGGTGCACCTGGCCGTGCTCCCCGAGCGCTACGAGCCGCTGGAGGAGCCGGCGCCCGGCGAGAAGCCCAAGAGGAGGTACCGGCAGAAGCTGAAGAAGTACGGCAAG AATGTGGGGAAAGTCATCACCAAAGGCTGCCGCTACGTCGTCATCGGCCTGCAGGGATTCGCGGCGGCCTACTCCGCCCCATTCGGAGTAGCCACCAGCGTGGTGGCGTTGGTCCGCTAA